From Monomorium pharaonis isolate MP-MQ-018 chromosome 9, ASM1337386v2, whole genome shotgun sequence, the proteins below share one genomic window:
- the LOC105835866 gene encoding guanine nucleotide-binding protein G(q) subunit alpha isoform X6: protein MACCLSEEAKEQKRINQEIERQLRRDKRDARRELKLLLLGTGESGKSTFIKQMRIIHGSGYSDEDKRGFIKLVYQNIFMAMQSMIRAMDLLKIQYGDSSNIEKAELVRSVDFETVTTFESPYVEAIKDLWADAGIQECYDRRREYQLTDSAKYYLMEIDRVAASNYLPTEQDILRVRVPTTGIIEYPFDLEEIRFSYLSDLERIEKPDFLPTEQDILRARAPTTGIIEYPFDLDSIIFRMVDVGGQRSERRKWIHCFENVTSIIFLVALSEYDQILFESENENRMEESKALFKTIITYPWFQHSSVILFLNKKDLLEEKIMYSHLVDYFPEYDGRQRDAIQAREFILRMFVDLNPDSEKIIYSHFTCATDTENIRFVFAAVKDTILQSNLKEYNLV, encoded by the exons GTACTGGCGAGTCTGGCAAGTCCACCTTCATTAAGCAGATGAGGATTATCCACGGCTCCGGCTATTCGGACGAGGATAAGAGAGGGTTTATCAAACTTGTATACCAAAACATTTTCATGGCGATGCAGTCCATGATCCGGGCGATGGACCTCCTGAAGATCCAGTACGGCGATTCCTCGAATATA GAAAAAGCGGAACTGGTGCGGAGCGTCGACTTCGAAACGGTAACGACGTTTGAGAGCCCGTACGTGGAGGCGATCAAGGACCTGTGGGCGGACGCGGGTATACAGGAGTGCTACGACCGTAGACGGGAATACCAGCTCACGGACTCCGCCAAGTA TTACCTAATGGAGATAGATCGAGTCGCGGCATCAAACTACCTCCCCACAGAACAGGACATTCTTCGTGTGAGAGTGCCCACCACTGGTATAATTGAATATCCCTTTGACTTGGAAGAGATCCGATTTAG TTATCTTAGTGATCTAGAGCGTATCGAAAAGCCTGATTTCCTTCCGACCGAGCAAGACATCCTCCGGGCACGAGCTCCCACCACCGGAATTATAGAATATCCATTTGATCTGGACTCCATCATATTTAG GATGGTAGACGTCGGTGGCCAGAGGTCGGAAAGAAGAAAGTGGATCCATTGTTTCGAAAACGTCacttcaattatatttttagtagcTCTAAGTGAATATGATCAAATTCTATTTGAATCGGAGAACGAG AATCGAATGGAAGAAAGTAAAGCATTGTTCAAAACGATTATAACATATCCCTGGTTTCAACACTCTTCTGTTATCCTGtttctcaataaaaaagaTCTGCTAGAAGAAAAGATTATGTACTCTCATCTCGTCGACTACTTTCCGGAATATGATG GTCGGCAGAGAGATGCTATACAAGCTAGGGAATTCATTCTGAGGATGTTTGTTGACTTGAATCCGGACAgcgagaaaattatttattcccACTTTACGTGTGCCACAG ATACGGAGAACATCAGATTCGTATTCGCGGCAGTAAAGGACACCATTCTCCAGTCCAATCTGAAGGAGTACAATTTGGTTTAG
- the LOC105835866 gene encoding guanine nucleotide-binding protein G(q) subunit alpha isoform X7 codes for MACCLSEEAKEQKRINQEIERQLRRDKRDARRELKLLLLGTGESGKSTFIKQMRIIHGSGYSDEDKRGFIKLVYQNIFMAMQSMIRAMDLLKIQYGDSSNIEKAELVRSVDFETVTTFESPYVEAIKDLWADAGIQECYDRRREYQLTDSAKYYLMEIDRVAASNYLPTEQDILRVRVPTTGIIEYPFDLEEIRFSYLSDLERIEKPDFLPTEQDILRARAPTTGIIEYPFDLDSIIFRMVDVGGQRSERRKWIHCFENVTSIIFLVALSEYDQILFESENENRMEESKALFKTIITYPWFQHSSVILFLNKKDLLEEKIMYSHLVDYFPEYDGRQRDAIQAREFILRMFVDLNPDSEKIIYSHFTCATDTENIKLVFCAVKDTIMQSALKEFNLA; via the exons GTACTGGCGAGTCTGGCAAGTCCACCTTCATTAAGCAGATGAGGATTATCCACGGCTCCGGCTATTCGGACGAGGATAAGAGAGGGTTTATCAAACTTGTATACCAAAACATTTTCATGGCGATGCAGTCCATGATCCGGGCGATGGACCTCCTGAAGATCCAGTACGGCGATTCCTCGAATATA GAAAAAGCGGAACTGGTGCGGAGCGTCGACTTCGAAACGGTAACGACGTTTGAGAGCCCGTACGTGGAGGCGATCAAGGACCTGTGGGCGGACGCGGGTATACAGGAGTGCTACGACCGTAGACGGGAATACCAGCTCACGGACTCCGCCAAGTA TTACCTAATGGAGATAGATCGAGTCGCGGCATCAAACTACCTCCCCACAGAACAGGACATTCTTCGTGTGAGAGTGCCCACCACTGGTATAATTGAATATCCCTTTGACTTGGAAGAGATCCGATTTAG TTATCTTAGTGATCTAGAGCGTATCGAAAAGCCTGATTTCCTTCCGACCGAGCAAGACATCCTCCGGGCACGAGCTCCCACCACCGGAATTATAGAATATCCATTTGATCTGGACTCCATCATATTTAG GATGGTAGACGTCGGTGGCCAGAGGTCGGAAAGAAGAAAGTGGATCCATTGTTTCGAAAACGTCacttcaattatatttttagtagcTCTAAGTGAATATGATCAAATTCTATTTGAATCGGAGAACGAG AATCGAATGGAAGAAAGTAAAGCATTGTTCAAAACGATTATAACATATCCCTGGTTTCAACACTCTTCTGTTATCCTGtttctcaataaaaaagaTCTGCTAGAAGAAAAGATTATGTACTCTCATCTCGTCGACTACTTTCCGGAATATGATG GTCGGCAGAGAGATGCTATACAAGCTAGGGAATTCATTCTGAGGATGTTTGTTGACTTGAATCCGGACAgcgagaaaattatttattcccACTTTACGTGTGCCACAG ATACGGAAAACATCAAGCTTGTATTCTGCGCTGTTAAGGATACGATCATGCAAAGTGCGCTTAAGGAGTTTAATCTTGCTTAA